A stretch of Triticum aestivum cultivar Chinese Spring chromosome 1D, IWGSC CS RefSeq v2.1, whole genome shotgun sequence DNA encodes these proteins:
- the LOC123183420 gene encoding serine/arginine repetitive matrix protein 1, with the protein MGKANGVGVAVDADVSAVGALVWVRRPNGSWWPGRVASRLELPDGCPAPPRSPATPILLLGRRDGPAFVEWCNLERSKRVKPFRCGEADLDDLIRRAEEQAARRRRASAARNARKEDAVLQALDIERARLRLRPRPPPPTASCPPPPPPRKRKTPNDSEDDAPAARRMRDLTDIGSPPKPTTGQMTRSRQAHHDAAAAAAAKRSKVPPTVDQVDNNLPCGALRKKDRSRPLSELCNGVKPSNGLDTSLDKFKPEQTNGVNGASCAPRPLDHAFARGPGDQPVDAPIAAAASILKADHLHAHQPCAPTKAPPTWECTKRAPNCSKDGMSSQCDSRNPKKKTTSSAGHEGGGRTRKGRTAKHKAAPINEVILLKRRTAKSAATPDEDDKSLVVMLSDALVHAALRQRSEIKCEPEEPSGTIGRHHSNGKTGSVPPVVSEPAPPQRRDLRCHVAVKPTKTLQLNPSLYDVEISSGPGCSGGSKGRYVPLVSLMSRSSRRPVVGYPMSVEVLDAARCHPPAPSVDGVRDAVRCHPPAPSVDGVRDAVRCHPPAPSVAGVLDATCGHPPAPSVNGVPDAARRHPPAPSVGGVRDAARRHPPAPGVGGVDHPPSTSSGAHRLVKVKEEVDEEAPQRAVPASAQRARARRTRRKASEDELWRPHSKEEEVGAAPRPVRARRSVRRKAASEDESWRPHSKKLPAAAVSSPRKMRRLSSLGATSQRGGGDEARRRSKGPGAGAGAGTGTGQLVVACVPVRVVFSRIKEALVSQPLKLKSK; encoded by the exons ATGGGGAAGGCGAACGGCGTCGGCGTCGCCGTCGACGCGGATGTGTCGGCGGTGGGGGCGCTGGTGTGGGTGCGCCGCCCCAACGGGTCGTGGTGGCCCGGCAGGGTGGCCTCGCGCCTGGAGCTCCCCGACggctgccccgcgccgccccgctcgccggccACCCCCATCCTGCTCCTCGGCCGCCGCGACGGCCCCGCCTTCGT CGAGTGGTGCAACCTGGAGAGGAGCAAGCGCGTGAAGCCCTTCCGATGCGGGGAGGCGGACCTGGACGACCTCATCCGCAGGGCCGAGGAGCAGGCGGCGCGCCGCCGCAGGGCCAGCGCCGCCAGGAACGCCCGCAAGGAGGACGCCGTGCTCCAGGCCCTCGACATCGAGCgggcccgcctccgcctccgccccaggcCACCGCCCCCCACCGCctcctgcccgccgccgccgccgcccaggaaGCGCAAGACGCCCAACGACTCCGAGGACGACGCGCCCGCCGCCAGGCGCATGAGGGACCTCACCGACATCGGATCCCCCCCGAAGCCCACCACCGGCCAGATGACAAGGAGCAGGCAGGCCCACcacgatgccgccgccgccgctgccgccaagaGGAGCAAGGTGCCTCCTACCGTGGACCAGGTGGACAACAACCTGCCCTGCGGGGCCTTGAGGAAGAAGGACAGGTCCCGCCCGCTCTCAGAGCTCTGCAATGGGGTCAAGCCCAGCAATGGCTTGGATACTTCGCTGGATAAGTTCAAGCCGGAGCAAACAAATGGTGTCAACGGAGCCTCCTGCGCCCCGAGGCCACTCGACCATGCGTTCGCCCGTGGTCCTGGGGATCAACCTGTCGATgcccccatcgccgccgccgcaagcaTCTTGAAAGCCG ATCATTTGCACGCCCACCAACCATGTGCCCCAACGAAGGCTCCTCCTACCTGGGAATGCACCAAGCGGGCTCCGAACTGCAGCAAAGATGGCATGTCTTCGCAATGTGACAGCAGAAATCCAAAGAAGAAAACCACGAGCTCTGCTGGCCATGAGGGCGGCGGCAGGACCAGGAAGGGAAGGACAGCGAAGCACAAAGCAGCGCCAATCAACGAGGTTATCCTTTTGAAGAGAAGGACGGCGAAGAGTGCCGCCACACCTGATGAGGATGATAAAAGCCTTGTTGTGATGCTTTCTGACGCTCTCGTCCATGCGGCTCTGCGGCAGCGGTCTGAAATCAAGTGCGAGCCTGAAGAGCCCTCTGGAACTATTGGCAGGCATCATTCAAACGGCAAGACCGGTTCAGTGCCACCTGTGGTGTCGGAGCCGGCGCCGCCCCAGCGCAGAGATCTGAGGTGCCATGTTGCTGTGAAGCCAACCAAGACCCTGCAGCTGAACCCGTCCCTGTACGACGTGGAAATAAGCAGCGGGCCGGGATGCAGCGGGGGCAGCAAGGGGCGGTACGTGCCCCTCGTGTCCCTGATGAGCAGGTCGAGCAGGAGGCCCGTGGTTGGGTACCCGATGTCCGTGGAGGTGCTGGATGCCGCCCGCTGCCACCCTCCTGCCCCTAGCGTCGACGGTGTACGGGACGCCGTGCGCTGCCACCCTCCTGCCCCGAGCGTCGACGGTGTACGGGACGCCGTGCGCTGCCACCCTCCTGCCCCGAGCGTCGCCGGGGTGCTGGACGCCACATGCGGCCACCCACCTGCCCCAAGCGTCAACGGggtgccggacgccgcgcgccgtcACCCTCCCGCCCCGAGCGTTGGTGGGGTACGGGACGCCGCGCGGCGCCACCCTCCCGCCCCGGGCGTCGGCGGCGTCGACCACCCTCCCTCCACGAGCAGCGGCGCCCACAGGCTAGTGAAGgtgaaggaggaggtggacgaggaaGCCCCGCAGCGTGCTGTGCCGGCGTCGGCGCAGAGGGCGCGGGCGAGGCGCACCCGCCGGAAGGCCTCGGAGGACGAGCTGTGGCGGCCGcacagcaaggaggaggaggtaggTGCGGCCCCGCGGCCGGTGCGGGCGAGGAGGAGCGTGCGCAGGAAGGCAGCATCGGAGGATGAGTCGTGGCGGCCGCACAGCAAGAagctgccggcggcggcggtgtcgtCCCCAAGGAAGATGCGGAGGCTGTCATCCCTGGGCGCAACGAGCCAGCGAGGAGGGGGCgatgaggcgaggaggaggagtaaggggccaggggcaggggcaggggcggggacggggacggggcagCTGGTGGTGGCGTGCGTGCCGGTGCGCGTGGTGTTCAGCCGGATCAAGGAGGCGCTGGTGAGCCAGCCGCTCAAGTTGAAATCCAAATGA